A stretch of Dioscorea cayenensis subsp. rotundata cultivar TDr96_F1 unplaced genomic scaffold, TDr96_F1_v2_PseudoChromosome.rev07_lg8_w22 25.fasta BLBR01000067.1, whole genome shotgun sequence DNA encodes these proteins:
- the LOC120253364 gene encoding putative disease resistance protein RGA4 — protein sequence MAVEAILVKALGLIIELTAPPVIQYLRPIWGGVDGDLEKLNRYLLQIQPLVEDAEERQLMDQAVKSWLMQLRDVAYDADDILDQANTHVLLIQRKAEFYGPLKSKVRDFFSLHHNPLLFQLQLGDKLKSINKRIDDVIEGMHKFNFKVVDNNNNNNNNNNRPWRNRPQTHSYVPESEVIGRDEDKEQIVQMLIHDHFEEKVAVVSIVGMGGLGKTTLAQLIYGDENVESHFQLRIWVCVSDDFDVGKLAKNIILAATEKSYDHTNMEVLQRDLRQLLGQKRYLLVLDDVWNEDHMKWDALRRLLLDGAEGSRILVTTRNENCSMIMGSKKSYNLQGLSEESSWALFEQRAFTTITNVSKQPKLVEIGIKIVEKCKRLPLAIKVMGSIMHSKSEESQWQAVLDNNIWDIQHAMNEIRPELWLSYVDLPSQVKKCFAFCAIFPKDSFIQEDMLVQFWMAHGFIPSQTGKDIVVGGHEILDELIGRSLLQFVTDRGARPTHYYLSRHFILDEDELFSVPGYRVCKMHDLIHDLAQFVTGDECSTLPERNEFMKISKRTRHFILNNDVQYDMSDHPSVRTALPVGRLNFIGLSKLKLLRVLRLVFGKLPSASIEYLHHLRYLDLSDTHIRELPESICMLINLQTLNLNCCYDLTKLPMSIVYMNSLRHLYLRHCSALKIMPPGLSQLRCRKTLTEYTVAENIENKIGELKHWNLDGHIRLHDLHKVKNADDAKEANMSSRQNIKSMSLSWGASVENAELVLEALKPYSALKVLSLHDYPSTQFSMWIRDGQQLQNLVKIDLDGCQRCEQLTPLEQLPYLEHLTISRMDGIKYIINNTTGDALSSFPALRRLRLNQMANLEGWCVEEDRETAPPLFPCLKDMCISYCPKLTTMSPQFPILRQLDITDPYRKAQNALTFKEKGFFKHLNSLESLVLERCEKLALLLEDEEEMRSFSSSLRHLCIIDCGQFSLSVALRNLTSLRDLNLTNLEVLVSWPNEMFRGRESIRSLKIWACKKLTGASSLGDCGLPPFLEDLNVSGCDALIELPKCPASLKDLSVNHCPSIKSLCSNMGHLTSLSQLKLDTCPKLESLPEGMQGLTSLQYLSIEDCPSIKSLCSDMGQLTSLSQLKLSTCPKLESLPEGMQGLISLKDLSIKDCPSIKSLCSDMGYLTSLSQLKLSTCPKLVSLPEGMQGLTSLQYLSIEDCPSIKSLCSDMGYLTSLSQLKLSTCPKLESLPEGMQGLTSLEKLSIEDCPALKSFPEGLQQRLPNLKVLKINGCPKLERRCNPGGDYFHLVSGISKRSIQSSPRRTILALCL from the coding sequence ATGGCGGTGGAAGCTATTCTTGTGAAAGCCTTGGGACTGATCATCGAGTTGACAGCACCTCCTGTCATCCAATATCTGCGCCCAATTTGGGGAGGTGTTGATGGGGACCTGGAGAAGCTCAACAGGTATTTACTCCAAATCCAACCTCTGGTTGAAGATGCAGAGGAGAGGCAGCTCATGGATCAGGCTGTCAAGTCATGGCTGATGCAGCTCAGAGATGTTGCCTACGATGCTGATGACATCCTCGACCAAGCCAACACACATGTCCTGCTCATCCAGCGCAAGGCCGAGTTTTACGGTCCACTGAAAAGCAAGGTGCGtgactttttctctcttcatcatAACCCACTCCTGTTTCAACTTCAGTTGGGGGACAAACTTAAAAGTATCAACAAAAGAATAGATGATGTCATAGAGGGGATGCACAAGTTTAATTTCAAGGTTgtagacaacaacaacaacaacaacaataacaacaacagacCTTGGAGGAATAGGCCACAAACCCACTCATATGTACCTGAATCAGAGGTGATCGGCagagatgaagataaagaaCAAATAGTACAGATGCTGATACATGATCATTTTGAAGAGAAAGTGGCAGTGGTTTCCATAGTAGGTATGGGCGGTTTAGGCAAGACAACACTTGCTCAGTTGATCTATGGAGATGAAAATGTGGAGAGTCACTTCCAACTGCGCATATGGGTATGTGTCTCTGATGATTTTGATGTgggaaaacttgctaaaaacATCATACTCGCCGCCACTGAGAAATCTTATGATCATACAAACATGGAGGTGCTACAGAGGGATCTAAGGCAACTCCTGGGGCAGAAGAGGTATCTGCTTGTACTTGATGATGTTTGGAATGAAGATCACATGAAGTGGGATGCACTTAGACGTCTGCTTCTTGATGGGGCAGAAGGAAGCAGAATTTTAGTAACCACACGTAATGAGAACTGCTCAATGATAATGGGCTCAAAGAAATCTTATAATCTTCAGGGTTTATCAGAAGAAAGCTCCTGGGCTTTGTTCGAACAAAGAGCATTCACCACAATTACAAATGTatcaaaacaaccaaaattGGTAGAGATTGGTATAAAGATTGTCGAGAAGTGCAAAAGGTTACCTCTTGCAATAAAAGTAATGGGAAGTATCATGCATTCCAAGAGCGAAGAAAGTCAATGGCAGGCGGTGTTAGACAATAACATATGGGATATACAACATGCTATGAATGAAATCAGACCTGAATTGTGGTTGAGTTATGTTGATTTGCCATCTCAAGTGAAGAAATGTTTTGCCTTTTGTGCCATATTCCCAAAGGATAGTTTTATTCAAGAAGATATGCTGGTTCAATTTTGGATGGCTCATGGGTTTATTCCATCTCAAACTGGAAAAGATATAGTTGTTGGAGGCCATGAGATTTTGGATGAATTGATAGGGAGATCTCTTCTACAATTTGTTACTGATAGAGGTGCTCGCCCCACCCATTATTATCTCTCTcgacattttattttagacgAAGATGAATTGTTTTCTGTGCCAGGTTATAGAGTTTGTAAGATGCATGATCTCATCCATGACCTTGCACAATTTGTTACTGGAGATGAGTGCTCCACATTGCCTGAAAGAAACGAAttcatgaaaatttcaaaaaggacCCGTcatttcatattaaataatGATGTACAGTATGATATGAGTGATCACCCTAGTGTTCGCACTGCATTACCTGTCGGAAGACTAAACTTCATTGGGTTGTCGAAGTTGAAGTTGCTCAGAGTGTTACGGTTGGTTTTTGGCAAGCTGCCGTCTGCATCAATAGAATATTTGCACCATCTAAGATATCTCGATCTTTCTGATACTCACATAAGAGAACTACCAGAATCAATCTGTATGCTTATAAATTTGCAAACATTGAACCTGAATTGTTGTTATGATCTTACCAAACTTCCCATGAGCATAGTATATATGAACAGTCTTAGACATCTTTATCTTAGGCATTGTTCAGCACTAAAAATCATGCCTCCTGGTCTAAGTCAATTGCGATGCAGGAAAACATTAACAGAATACACTGTCGCAGAGAACATAGAGAACAAGATAGGAGAGTTAAAGCATTGGAATCTTGATGGTCACATTCGGTTGCATGACCTTCACAAGGTGAAGAATGCGGATGACGCAAAAGAAGCTAATATGAGTAGCAGACAAAACATTAAATCAATGTCCCTATCTTGGGGAGCATCAGTGGAAAATGCAGAACTAGTGTTGGAAGCCTTGAAACCTTACTCTGCCTTAAAAGTTCTCAGTCTGCATGATTATCCGAGCACACAATTTTCAATGTGGATTAGAGACGGACAGCAACTTCAAAATCTGGTTAAGATCGACCTAGATGGTTGCCAAAGATGTGAACAACTCACGCCCCTGGAGCAATTACCTTATCTTGAACATCTCACTATTAGTAGAATGGATGGCATCAAATACATTATTAATAACACCACAGGCGATGCATTATCATCATTCCCTGCACTTAGGAGGCTTCGGTTGAATCAAATGGCTAACCTAGAGGGGTGGTGTGTGGAGGAGGATCGCGAAACTGCTCCACCCTTGTTTCCATGCCTTAAGGATATGTGTATTAGCTACTGCCCCAAGTTGACAACCATGTCACCACAATTTCCAATTCTCAGACAATTAGATATAACGGACCCATACAGGAAGGCACAAAACGCTCTCACGTTCAAAGAGAAGGGGTTCTTCAAGCATTTGAATTCTCTTGAGTCATTGGTTCTAGAGAGATGTGAGAAGTTGGCCTTGTTGCTGGAAGACGAGGAGGAGATGAGATCCTTCAGCTCATCACTTCGTCATTTATGTATTATTGATTGTGGCCAGTTTTCATTATCAGTGGCTTTGCGGAACCTTACCTCTCTTAGAGATCTCAACTTGACTAATTTAGAAGTGCTGGTGTCCTGGCCAAATGAGATGTTTAGAGGTCGGGAGTCCATCAGGTCTCTGAAAATTTGGGCATGTAAGAAGTTGACAGGTGCATCATCACTAGGAGATTGTGGTCTACCGCCGTTTCTAGAGGATCTTAATGTTTCTGGTTGTGATGCGCTGATAGAATTACCCAAATGCCCTGCATCACTCAAAGACTTGTCTGTTAACCATTGTCCAAGCATCAAGTCTTTATGTTCAAATATGGGACACCTCACTTCATTATCCCAATTAAAGTTAGATACATGTCCCAAGCTGGAGTCTCTGCCAGAAGGGATGCAAGGCCTCACTTCCCTTCAATATCTGTCTATTGAAGATTGTCCAAGCATCAAGTCTTTATGTTCGGATATGGGACAGCTCACTTCATTATCCCAATTAAAGTTATCTACATGTCCCAAGTTGGAGTCTCTGCCAGAAGGGATGCAAGGCCTCATTTCCCTTAAGGATCTATCTATTAAAGATTGTCCAAGCATCAAGTCTTTATGTTCAGATATGGGATACCTCACTTCATTATCCCAATTAAAGTTATCTACATGTCCCAAGCTGGTGTCTCTGCCAGAAGGGATGCAAGGCCTCACTTCCCTTCAATATCTGTCTATTGAAGATTGTCCAAGCATCAAGTCTTTATGTTCGGATATGGGATACCTCACTTCATTATCCCAATTAAAGTTATCTACATGTCCCAAGCTGGAGTCTCTGCCAGAAGGGATGCAAGGCCTCACTTCCCTTGAAAAGCTATCTATTGAAGATTGTCCAGCGCTGAAGTCATTCCCCGAAGGCCTCCAACAGCGGCTTCCTAATCTTAAAGTGCTTAAAATCAATGGATGCCCTAAGCTAGAGAGGAGATGCAATCCAGGAGGAGACTATTTCCACCTTGTCTCCGGCATCTCAAAAAGATCCATACAAAGCAGCCCAAGAAGGACAATACTAGCACTTTGTCTCTAA
- the LOC120253362 gene encoding putative disease resistance protein RGA3 — translation MKIKSKLCRSSIRDHFEEKVTVVSIVGMGGLGKTTLAQLVYGDKNVESHFQLRIWVCVSDDFNVAKIAKNIILAATEKSYDHTNMEVLQRDLRQLLGQKRYLLVLDDVWNEYHQKWNELKCLLVDGGEGSIILVTTRKENCSRIMGAKESYLLQGLSEERSWALFEGTGILRVLDFG, via the exons ATGAAGATAAAGAGCAAATTGTGCAGATCGTCGATACGTGATCATTTTGAAGAGAAAGTGACAGTGGTTTCCATAGTCGGTATGGGCGGTTTAGGTAAGACAACACTTGCTCAGTTGGTCTATGGAGATAAAAATGTGGAGAGTCACTTCCAACTGCGCATATGGGTATGCGTCTCTGATGATTTTAATGTGGCAAAGATTGCTAAAAACATCATACTTGCCGCCACTGAGAAATCTTATGATCATACAAACATGGAGGTGCTACAGAGGGATCTACGGCAACTGCTGGGGCAGAAGAGGTATCTGCTTGTACTTGATGATGTTTGGAATGAATATCACCAGAAGTGGAATGAACTTAAATGTCTGCTTGTTGATGGAGGAGAAGGTAGCATAATTTTAGTTACCACACGCAAAGAGAACTGCTCAAGGATAATGGGTGCAAAAGAATCTTATCTTCTACAGGGTTTATCAGAAGAAAGGTCCTGGGCTTTGTTCGAAGGAACT GGCATCCTTCGAGTGCTTGATTTTGGATAA